From a region of the Gordonia sp. PP30 genome:
- the ramB gene encoding acetate metabolism transcriptional regulator RamB, protein MSKTYVGSRLRQLRAERGLSQQALAAALGISASYLNQMEHDSRPLTASVLGRIGEVFGIDIGFFDPQDDVRLIAELREALLDADLGSDPAAADPGEISAMVGGHRAIAAAMVDMHRRYRQVTEQLAAVTSGRNDPGLRGAISAPHEEVRNFFSARRNYIDSLDLAAEELTSRMRMHSVDIRTGLADRLSDVHGVRINRRVDLGDDVLHRFDRRSGQLDFAASLSLGQRTFRIAAELGYLEFGDLIDDLVAEGGFTTDDAVALARHGLANYFAGAALLPYAQFHGVAEDFRYDIERLSAFYSVSYETICHRLSTLQRPNLRGVPWTFVRIDRAGNMSKRQSATSFHFSASGGTCPLWNVYETFGSPGKILTQITEMPDGREYFWISRTVDRRAARYGQSPKSFALGMGCELRHASRVIYSDGLELGPQARVTPIGAGCRVCDRAGCAQRAFPQLGATLAVDEHRSTVSPYMSVAD, encoded by the coding sequence ATGAGCAAGACCTACGTGGGCTCACGATTGCGGCAGCTGCGTGCCGAGCGCGGTCTGTCGCAGCAGGCGCTGGCCGCGGCACTGGGGATCTCGGCGTCGTACCTGAATCAGATGGAGCACGACTCCCGGCCGCTCACCGCGTCGGTGCTGGGCCGGATCGGCGAGGTGTTCGGTATCGACATCGGCTTCTTCGATCCGCAGGACGACGTCCGGCTGATCGCCGAGCTTCGCGAGGCCCTGCTCGACGCCGACCTCGGTTCCGATCCGGCCGCCGCCGATCCCGGCGAGATCAGCGCGATGGTCGGCGGCCACCGCGCGATCGCCGCGGCCATGGTCGACATGCATCGGCGGTACCGGCAGGTCACCGAGCAGCTGGCCGCGGTCACCTCGGGCCGCAACGACCCTGGTCTGCGCGGCGCGATCAGCGCCCCGCACGAGGAGGTCCGCAACTTCTTCTCCGCCCGCCGCAACTACATCGACTCCCTCGACCTGGCCGCCGAGGAGCTGACCTCCCGGATGCGCATGCACTCGGTGGACATCCGCACCGGCCTCGCCGACCGGCTCTCCGACGTGCACGGGGTCCGGATCAACCGTCGCGTCGACCTGGGCGACGACGTGCTGCATCGCTTCGATCGCCGCAGCGGACAGCTCGACTTCGCCGCCTCGCTCTCCCTCGGCCAGCGCACCTTCCGGATCGCCGCCGAACTCGGCTATCTGGAGTTCGGCGACCTGATCGACGATCTCGTCGCCGAGGGCGGCTTCACCACCGACGACGCCGTCGCACTGGCCCGGCACGGGCTGGCGAACTACTTCGCCGGCGCCGCGCTCCTGCCGTACGCGCAGTTCCACGGCGTCGCCGAGGACTTCCGGTACGACATCGAGCGGCTGTCGGCGTTCTACTCCGTGTCGTACGAGACCATCTGCCACCGGCTCTCCACCCTGCAGCGGCCGAACCTGCGCGGGGTGCCGTGGACGTTCGTCCGGATCGACCGGGCCGGCAACATGTCCAAACGCCAGTCGGCGACCAGCTTCCACTTCTCGGCCAGCGGCGGCACCTGCCCGCTGTGGAACGTGTACGAGACCTTCGGCTCCCCCGGCAAGATCCTCACCCAGATCACCGAGATGCCCGACGGCCGCGAATACTTCTGGATCTCCCGCACCGTCGACCGGCGCGCGGCGCGATACGGACAGTCGCCGAAGAGTTTCGCGCTCGGCATGGGCTGCGAACTGCGGCACGCGAGCCGGGTGATCTACTCCGACGGCCTCGAACTGGGCCCGCAGGCCCGGGTGACCCCGATCGGCGCGGGCTGTCGTGTGTGCGACCGGGCAGGCTGCGCCCAGCGCGCCTTCCCCCAGTTGGGCGCCACCCTCGCCGTCGACGAGCACCGCAGCACCGTCTCCCCGTACATGAGCGTCGCCGACTGA